TGAGTCTTGATGCGCCGGATCTTGAGACCTATCTGAAGGTCTGCCAGCCCAGATCACCTGCGCTCTGGGAAAAGATCAACGAGTCTCTATCCATAATGAAGCAGAAAAAATCAAGAACAGTCATCCGGACCACCCTGGTTAAAGGTGAAAATATGTTCAAGCCTGAAGCTTATGCCAGGCTTATAGAAAAAGCCTCCCCTGACTTTGTGGAGGTAAAAGCGTACATGCATCTGGGTTTCTCAAGGCTCAGGCTTGATCGCTCAGCAATGCCGACTCATGAGGAAGTTCTTGAGTTTTCGAAGGAACTTGCAAAGCATCTGGGATATAAGATCGCAGACGAATCCGAAATCAGCAGAGTAGTCCTGCTCTCAAAGGATGGGAACAAGTCTCCTGTTAGAAATCTTTCCTTTCCTGATTAATTCGTTCTTTAACTTCCTGAGTCTCTTAATTGATAGCCAGCAATTTGTGAGGTCGGATACAGGAAGATTTTTATATTAGTATGAATATATAAAATAAGTTAGGGGATAGAAACAAATATAAACTCAGGTTTCAATTAGCATATAATTCCGCCAGGGATTAATCCAATTTTATACTAATTGATACAGTTGAGAAAGATTATGTCTCATATCTAGTGATATCAACAGAGCACGAAGCAGAACAGGCTTACGCAATCAGGAGCTGTTTCTTACCGGAACTCTGGAATCCGGCTTTTCCGGGATGCGTATTGTTACTTTTCAGTTTTTCGTGTTCTAAGCGGTTTTTACATTTGGCTTTCGGTTGAGACGGGAACTCGCTGTGTGATTATCATTACATGTTCTATGAAAACCTTGTTAAGCTAACCGAAAAGCTAAATGAATGACAAACTGAGAAATAAAATTTATTAAGATTCCTATTAAAAGTTAAAATTGATTCAAATACAAGAAAACTGGAGTTTAAGCAGTTTTAGGCAATCCAATATTCAAGTTTAATCTGCCTTAAATTTATCAAACTCAATTAAAAAATATCTCAAATCAAATAGTAAAATTAGATAGTAAATTCGATAACGGATTCAATTTCAAATTACCAGAATATCAGATTTTGTTACTATCTTTACGGGGAACTTTTAAAATGACTGAACAATCGGCACATGAGAAATATGAATTTAAAAAGAAGCTTGAAAGCCTGAGGAATAAGAAGGGAAGAAGTACAGAGTTAATTTCGCTTTATATACCTCCTGACAAGCAGATTTTTGACGTTACAAACCAGTTGAAAGAGGAACACGGGCAGGCTGCAAACATCAAATCCAAACTCACCAGAACGAACGTACAGGGAGCTATTGAATCTCTTCTCTCAAGGCTCAGATACCTGGACAAGGTGCCTGAAAACGGAATAGTGTATTTCACAGGAGCTGTGGATATAGGAGCCAACAAAACGAGCATGGAAAGTGAAGTAATCGTCCCTCCGGAGCCCATCACTGTTTATAAATATCACTGTGACTCAAGTTTCTATCTTGAGCCCCTGGAAGAGATGCTCAAAGATAAGGGCACTTTCGGGCTTTTGGTACTTGACCGCAGGGAAGCTACAATAGGGCTTCTGGTAGGAAAACGAATCCAGGCTTTACGCAACCTGACTTCTACAGTTCCGGGCAAGCAAAGGAAAGGTGGTCAGAGTTCTCACCGTTTCCAGCAGCTCAGGCTCATTGCTATCCACGATTTCTACAAGAGGATAGGAGATGCTGCGAGTGAGATTTTCCTTGCGGTTGACCCTAAAGATCTGAAAGGTATCCTGATAGGAGGGCCTTCCCCTACGAAAGAAGAGTTCTACGCCGGAGAGTTCCTGCACCATGAACTTATGAAGAAGATACTTGGACTCTTTGATACGGCTTATACGGATGAATCCGGGCTTTCGGAACTGGTCAATGCTGCCGGAGATAAACTTCAGGATCTTGAGCTCGTTGGACAGAAGAATGCTGTCAGAGCTTTTTTCAAAGAGCTTATTGCCGATTCAGGCAAAGTAGCTTATGGGGAAACTCAGGTTCGGGCAAACCTTGAGATTAATGCTGTGGATGTGCTTCTGCTTTCCGAGGATTTGCGGGCTGAAAGGGTAACCACCACCTGCAGTGTTTGCGGATATGAAAATAAGTGGACACGGCGCTGGAAGCCCGGGGAACCCGCTCCTGCAGCAGGAACCTGTCCGAATTGTGGAGCTTCACTTGAAGTCACAGACGTTACTGATGTTGTGGATGAACTCTCAGCACTTGCTGACAAAAGCAATGCAAAAGTTGTTTTTGTATCTACGGACTTTGACGAAGGCTCGCAGCTTATGAACGCTTTCGGCGGCATTGCTGCAATCCTCAGGTACAGCACTGGGGTATAATCTCCCCAGCCTCCTACCCAATACTTTTTATCCAATACTTTTTTAATTAAACTGTCCTTAGGACATTTATCAAATATAGCAGGTTAAAATTAGCGAATTAAATTGTAAGCTAAAACCAGCAATTGAATTGTAAATTAATTTAATTAAATTATGAGTTAAAACTGTAAACGGAGTCCATAAATCAAAATTACCACATAATTCTCGTACTTTTTACAGGTGATTTATCTTGTTTCTGGAATTTAAAGCTCAGGCTACATCAATCTTAAAAGACGCTATTCGAAAGGCCGGACTTGAAATCGAAGATTCCGAACTTTATTTTGAAACCTCTTCTCACGCTGACCTTGCAAGCAGAGCCGCTTTCAGGCTGGCAAGCATGTACAAACAAAACCCGAAAGAGCTTGCGGCTCGTATCGTTTCTGCAATCGAAATTCCAGATGGTTCATATATAGGAGAGGTAAGTGCTTCTGGCCCTTACATTAACTTTTATGCAAGCAGGCACTATCTGGACAGCACAGTTACCACAATTCTGGAAGAGAAAGAGAAATTTGGCTGCGGGACCTCAAAAGGCAAAATCTTACTTGAACATACTTCAGCAAACCCAAACGGGCCGCTGCACGTGGGGCATATTCGGAATTCTATTATTGGAGATACCCTTGCCCGCATTCTCAGGCGAGCAGGATATGACGTTGAGGTACAGTACTATGTCAATGACATGGGCCGCCAGATTGCAGTAGTTTCCTGGGCGTGTGAACGCTTCAAGCTTGATCTTTCCAGAAAACCCGATGCTGCTATTGCCGATGTATATATAAAAGCTAATGTCGAGCTGGACAAAAACCCAGAATATGTAAAAGAAATTGATGCCCTTATGGAAAAGGTAGAAGCTGGGGATGTCAGGACAATAGATAGTTTTGATAAGGCAGTTTCCCTGGCGATTTCCGGGATTAAAGAAACCCTGTCTCGCCTGAACGTTGTCCACGACAAGTTTGTCAGTGAATCAACTTTCCTTAAATCTGGAGCTGTATATGACATTGTAGAGAGGATCAAAGCTACAGGAAGGACAAAAATTGATAAAGGAGCCCTTGTGGTAGACCTTTCGGACTATGGATTTGAGAAAACCCTTGTTATCCAGCGTTCAAACGGCACTTCCCTTTATACGACAAGGGACCTTGCCTACCACGAATGGAAAGCCAGACAGGCTGACCGCATAATCGATGTTCTCGGAGCTGACCACAAGTTAATCTCAGCCCAGCTCAGGGCTACTCTGAACGCAATTGGAGTTAAGGAACCTGAAATTGTAATTTTCGAGTTTGTTTCTCTTCCTGAAGGCTCTATGAGCACCCGCCGCGGGCAGTTCATAAGTGCAGATGAGCTCTTTGATAGGGTTACGGAAGCTGCCTTTGAACAGGTAGAAGCTCGCCGCCCTGAAACCTCCTACGAGTTCAAGAAACAGGTTGCGGAAGCAGTAGGAATGGGTGCAGTAAGATACGATATAGTACGGGTTTCACCTGAGAAGTCCACGGTTTTCAACTGGAAGGAAGCTCTTGACTTCGAAAAGCAAGGCGCTCCCTATATCCAGTATTCCCACGCCCGTGCCTGCAGTATTCTCGAGAAAGCAAAAGAAGAAGCAGCCTGGGACCCCTTAATAAAAATTGAGCCTGCTCTGCTTGTCGAGGATACTGAAATCGATCTCATAAAAAAGATGGCAATGTTTGACAGCATAATCGACCTTGGAGCCCGCGAATTGAAACCTCATGTACTTGCAATTTATGCCCGTGAACTTGCCGATGCCTTTAACCAGTTCTACCGCTTCGTCCCTGTAATTGCTGCTGAGGACGAGAAAATCAGGGCTGCAAGGCTGGCTCTTGTGGATTGTGCAAGAATTGTGCTTGCAAACTCGCTTGATACGCTTGGAATCGCAGCTCCTGAATCAATGTAAAGGATAGAATCCAGAAAAAGAGAGCTTAAGATTTCTCTATCCTTTTTTCTTTTCTTATTATTATCTCATTTCTCTATCCTTTTTTCTTATTATTTCCTTTGTTTACTTTCTTACCTTACTATTTGAGTATGATTCAGATACTTCTTGATGTCGTCTGGACTAATAACTGGTGGAAAACTCACATCTGCTTCCATATAGAGGAATTTGAGAAAAATATAAAATCTTTGCAGCAAAAATAACAATTTATAACTACGCTGCTTGATACAAAAATAACAGTTCATAACTGCTGCTGCTTGATATTATGACCACCATAAACGAAGCTTTTCGGATGTTCTTGGATGAACAGGAAGCCAGCTTGAAGCCTGATGTCTTCCTAGACTTTGAAGATGTGATCCTTCTCTATGAAGAATTCCTGGAATTCAGCGCCGAAGATTCCTTTTCCGAGGAAGACAGAGAGCTTTACTATGTCCAACACGAGCACGAGAATAAGAGTTACTGCGACATTTTCAGCCCTGAGCATCTTACCCCCTACGGAATTAAGAGTTTTCTCGATGATTACGTAGTTGAGGTCGGAGGAGGCAAGAAGCTAGTTGGAACAGCTGCCAGAGTCCTGGAAAAGTTCTTTGAGTGGGCTCTGGAAAAAGGTTTAATCGACGAGAAAGCTTTTGAAGTAAACAGTGAGCTTCTCAGGAAATATAAGAAAAGGTATTGAGTAGCTTGAGAAAGATAAATAGATGAGTATTTGCAAATAGAGGCTTATAATAAAAATCTGCTTCTCTTCTTTACTTTGAATTTTTACTTAAGTTTATTCCAATACTTATAATACTCGAGACTGTCTTACATATCAGGTATGCAGGAGATTATTTTTATTGATGGAGGCAGTATTCCCACGCCTGAAGGCATTACAAGGGAATGGGTAAAGACTGCGGCTGAGAATAGGGATGAGGATGAGAAACTTTTTTCCATGATCAGGGAAGCTTTCCGGAAGAAAATCGATGTGGGAGTGCATGTTCCCACTTATCCTCAGTTCAGGGATATGATAGGGCAGTTCCTTGATATCATCAAAGACGAAAAGAACTGTTATGAACCATATGTACTCAAAGAGGAAAATGCAAAAATCCTTGAAATGGAGATAATCGACGAAGTTGCGAAGCAGTACAGGGAAGAAACAGGAGAAACTCTTGAAGTCAGGGTTTGTGTCGCAGGTCCTACAGACCTCTACCTTCAGGCTTTCGGGGAAACGAATTATGTCGATGCGTATCACGTTCTTGCGCTGGATATTGAAAATTTCATAAAGCAGGCATTCGTGGCTGCGAAGAATTTCAAAATAAAGGTTATAGCCCTGGATGAACCAAGTCTAGGGATAAATGACAGAATCCAGTTTTCTGATGCTGATATTATATCCGCTCTCACCGTTGTTTCGACTTATGCAAGAAAGCAGGGAGTAGATGTGGAAATTCACTTGCATTCCCCGCTAAAATATAAGCTTGTTTGCGAGACGCCTATCAATGTTCTAGGTTTTGAATATGCGGCAACTCCTTCCTATCTGAATCTTCTGGATAAGCAAGTGCTTGAGGACTCAAATACTTACATTAGGCTTGGTGTTTCAAGAACTGATATTTCCAGCCTTATAGGCATTGTTAATGAAACATACGGGGTCAATGCCTGGAAAGACAGGGAATATATGCAAAAAATCGTTACAGACCTTGAAACCCCTGAGGTTATAAAAAAGAGGCTTGAAACAGGTTATTCCGTGCTCGGAGACCAGATAAAGTATGCAAGTCCGGATTGTGGGCTTGCTTTCTGGCCAGATCAGGAGCTTGCTTTTAAACTGCTTGAGAATACTGCAAAAGGTGTCAATGAATTTAATGCAGAAAATGTAAGGCAGGAAGAATAATCTTTTCCTGAATAATTTAATAGCCGGACGAAAACTTAGTTTCTTAAATTTTTCATTTTATTTATTTGATTTTTTTTCTTTTTCTAGTATTGTTTTCTTTTTTATTTCTCCAATTTTTTCTTTTTTACAGGATTGTTTTCTTTTTATTTATTCGGTTTTTTTCCTTTTCTACCAGTATTTTTTCTATATTTTTACTTTTTTTCTGTCCTTCCAATAACGCTAAATCCTTACAGGTCTACTAAGAGGACATGGAAGAAATCATCTTTGACGATATTGGAAGTTATCCCCTTCCTGAAGGAGTTAGTAAGGAATGGATCCAAAATGCCTTTAAAACAAGAGAAGAAGATGAGAAACTCTTTACGGTTATCAATGATGCCTTTCAGCAGAAAATAGATGCAGGTGTGGATGTTCCTACCTATCCGCAGTATCAAGATATGAACGAGCAATTCCTGAAGGTTATCAGGGATTCTAACTGCTGTGACAGCCCTTTTGAGGTGAAACTTGAATGCGCCAGGATTGAGGAGCTTGAGGCAATAGAGAAGGTTGCAAAAGCCTATAAAGAGCAGTTTGGAGAGACACTTAAGGTCCGGATCTGTGTAACCGGTCCGACTGAACTTTATTTGAGAGAATTTGGAGGCACACAGTACACGGATATTTATTCTCTTCTTGCAAAAAGCGTGAACAATTTCGTTAGAAACTCCATGAGATCTGCAAAAAATTTCAAGATTACAACGGTTTCTATTGATGAGCCAAGTATCGGGTTGAACCCCGAGATAACTTTTGATGAAAATGATATTATCTCGGCTCTTACCAACGCTTCAAAGGCGGCAAGTAAATGGGGAGCCGACGTAGAGATTCACCTTCATTCACCTCTCTACTATAATCTTGCCTGCGAAGCTCCCACAATAAACGTTATAGGAGTAGAATCTGCAGGCACGCCTTCCTATCTGGAACTCATAGACAGGAAAATACTGGAAGACACGGATTCTTTCCTGAGACTCGGGATTGCAAGAACTGATATCTTCACTCTGGCAGGAGTCCTTAATGAAATGTACTGTACCAATGTCTGGAAAGACCAGAAATATCTTTCGGAGATTGTTAGCCAGCTTGAGACCCCGGATACTATAACCAAGAGGCTCAGGGTCTATTACAGGCGCTTTGGCAATCTAATAAAATATGTGGGTCCTGACTGCGGGCTGGGCTCCTGGCCTAACCAGAGGATGGCTTTTATCCTGCTTTCCAATGTAGCTCAGGGTATAAGAAATTTCAAGGGTTTTCTCTAATCCTGAACTCTTTAATTAGCTTTTATATGAAATAAATTTCACGAATTCCTGTATTGCAAGGTTTGCAGCCTGAGATATCAGGCTCCATTTTTCCTTCCAGTGGAAATTACACTAGAGATAGGATTTCTTAAAAAATAGCCGACAGATGTCAAAGCACAGTGGAAATAAAGGGGTAATTTTTATTATCTATTTTTATAATTATTTTTCCCAGGGTTTATTCGTCTTTACTTATCTCTTCTGATCATTTATCGAGTCTCCCATGCCTTCTATCGATCTCGTCCATCATATCCAGCATCTTTCTAATCGCAGTTCGGATAGCGTCAGACTGGCTGACAAACTTCTTGTTATCTCCTACATGCCTGTTAAGGTCATCCAGAAGTTCCTGAGGAATTTCAACGCTTACTTTTGGCATTAGAGTTACACCTATTCAGATTTTTTATACATTGAAGTTGATTAAGCAATTAATTTATTTCTAAATGTATTGCTCTTTTAATGAGATAAGATTAAATAAACCTGTTTAATGAGCTGTTGAGTTGAAAATTCGACTTGAAATGAACAGATTTACTATTCATGATCATATATTCTTTGATATTTTTGCACCAAACAATATGATAGCTGGATACTGTAATTTCACTGAGAAAAATCTAATAAAATGCAGGCTTTTAAAGCAGAAAATTCCAATAAAAAAGATGATAGTAGCGGGCCCGAAGGGATTTGAACCCCCGGCCTATGGATTAAGAGTCCATCGCTCTGCCTGACTAAGCTACGGGCCCATGCATTGTTATTCTCATTGAATGAGCGACTCTCAAAATGTATCTTTAAATATTTATAAGTTTCGGCACAGGCTTTTATCTCTCAAATCTTTCCATAATTGAACCCGAATTTATAGAACTTATTCAGATTTCTCAGGAAAACTTGCTTTATAGAAATTTTTACCTTTAATATATAAATATCTTTTATTGTAATCCATTTTATTTTTTATAGAAATTGATCTTACTTAAGTATCTTTGAGATTGAAAATCAGAAGTCTGAAAACCATGCACTATATTTTCTTAACTCCATTATTTTTCTTTTTTTAGAGATATTAATGCAAAACGTTATATACAAGCGAATATGAGTATGACCAATTAATTGACTTATCCGAAGCTCTGTTGGGGATTAGTTAATCAAATAGATTAAGTAGAATTTGTACTTCCTGAATTTGGGTTCTCAAGTTTGGCTTGTTAAGTACTTTTTTTACTCTTTTCTGTCGATAGAGCTTTCTTAAGCCGATTAATAGAAGTTAAAGGAATGAATGTAATGTTTAAAGATGAAAATACTTCTGTGCCCGTTGAAGAGGGCGAAACCTACGATGTAACTATTCAGGATATTGCGCGCCTGGGAGACGGCATTGCCCGTATCGAAGGTTTTGTAGTTTTTGTCCCGAATACCAGTGTTGGCGATGAAGTCCGGATTAAAGTAGAAAGAGTGCTTCCCAAATTTGCGTTTGCGAGCATTGTCGAGTAAATGCAGGGAAATAAAATCACATTAAATTAAGGTAAATTAAAGGAATGGTTTTCATGTTTAGAGAAGAAATTCGCTCAATTCCTGTCGAAGAGGGCGAAGTTTACGATGTAACAATTCAGGACATTGCTCGTCAAGGAGATGGCATTGCTCGCATTGAAGGTTTTGTTATCTTTGTCCCGGGCACTAAAGTCGGTGACGAGGTTCGGATTAAAGTCGAAAGAGTACTCCCCAAGTTCGCATTTTCAAGCGTTGTCGAGTAAATGCAGGGAAATAAAATCACATTAAATTAAGGTAAATTAAAGGAATGGTTTTCATGTTTAGAGAAGAAATTCGCCCAATTCCTATCGAAGAGGGCGGAATTTATGATGTAACAATTCAGGACATTGCTCGTCAAGGAGATGGCATTGCTCGCATTGAAGGTTTTGTTATCTTTGTACCGGGCACCAAAGTTGGCGATGAAGTCCGGATTAAAGTCGAAAGAGTGCTTCCCAAATTTGCGTTTGCGAGCATTGTCGAGTAAGTGTAGGGAAATAAATTATATTAACTTTAGTTATTGGGATGATTTTTATGTTCAGAGGCGAAAGTAGCTCTGTTCCTGTCGAAGAGGGCGAAGTTTACGATGTAACAATTCAGGACATTGCTCGTCAGGGAGACGGCATTGCCCGCATTGAGGGCTTTGTTATCTTTGTCCCGGGCACCAAAGCTGGCGATGAAGTCCGGATTAAAATTGAAAGGGTTCTCCCTAAATATGGTTTTGCAAGCCTGGTTGAATAAACAGGATGCTCCAAATGAAAAAAGCAAGACTGAGGAATCAATAATTCTTCAGTCTTTTTACTTCTTTCATCTTATTAATTAATCTCCGGAACTTTAAGGCTTGGAATTACTTTTCTTTAATCTGTTCCTTGTTTTGATATAACTAGATATTCTCAGTATATTTTTGGTCTATTGTATTGTTCTCAATTCTTTTTGACCGGATTATTTTTTTGTTTATTTTTCAGTTCAATTGTATGTTTTATTTATTCATGGCTTCTGATAGTGAACATTCGATGCTATTATATAATAGATATTCAATCTATTTTGAGAACTCAATTGACAAAATTTTGTAAATGCTTTACAGAACAGGTATTTGCTTTACATCTGTAGCCGGGAAAAACAGCCCGGAGTGATTTCTAATGAGTCGTTTTATCAAGTACCACCCCAGGTCCAATACTTACGTGATTGAAAAACGAGCTTTTTTTGAAGAGGATCTTACTCTGGACGGCAATGTAATTGTCGGGCAGGAAGTAAAATTCTGGAAGAACTTCACAGTGACCGGCAGGCTTGAACTCGGAAAAGATTCGATTGTTAGGGGTAATGTAAAAGCCAGAAGTGCTCTTATTTGCGCCGGGGCAAAAATTCTGGGCAGTATCGAAACAGTTTCTGAGCTTGTCCTTCTTGATAGGGCTAAAATAAATACCGCAGCCTGTCAAGGAGATATCCGCGCCAGACCTGGATGCTCTCTCAACTCAGTTAAAGCAGACGGTACGCTCGAACTCATTGGAAAAGTTAATGTCGGGAAAGTAGAGCCGTTAACCAAAGTAATTATTCGGGCTGAAGAATCGGGATTTTCCAGCAGTACTTAATGTTTTTTCCCTCTTTTCATTCTTTTCGTATCTTTTTATTCCGTTTGTATTTTTGTACAGCGGTCTTATCCCTTTCCATCAAGCCGTAAAAGTTTATCTTTTGAACCTCTCTTCTTCGAGAAGTTTCAGGACACGGTCCCTTAAACTGTTAACCTCAGGACTTGTCCTGCGCCGTGGGCGAGGCAGGTCTACGGGCACAATCTCTTTTATTCTTCCAGGTCTTGTGGTCATGACCAATATCCTGTCTGAGAGAACAACCGCCTCATCCACACTATGGGTCACAAAAATGCAGGTAATGTGTTTCTGTTCCCATATCTTCAGGAGTTCGTCTTGAAGAATATTTCGAGTCTGGGCATCCAGTGCCCCAAAAGGCTCGTCCATAAGAAGCACTTCAGGTTCATTAGCAAGAGCTCTTGCAATTGCAGCCCTCTGCTGCATGCCTCCGGACAGCTCATAAGGATAGCTATTTTTAAACTGTTCCAGGCCTACAAGATCGATATACTTCTCCGCATGCTTCCGAGCTTCAGCTTTACTAATTCCCTGCATCTCTAGCCCGAAAGTAACGTTATCAATGACTGTTCTCCAGGGAAACAGGGAATACTGCTGGAAAACCATACCCCTCTTGGGATCAGGACCAGTTATAGGGACTCCATTGAGTGTGATTTCTCCTGAAGTCTGGGTTTCAAGTCCTGCAATAATACGAAGCAAGGTAGTTTTCCCGCAGCCAGACGGTCCAAGAATGCAGATAAATTCGCCATCTTCAACATCAAAGCTCACATCGCGTAGAGCTTCCGTAACGCCATTACCCTCTTTTTTAGTAAATATACGTGAGACATTTTTTATACTTACTCTGCCCATTTTATACCACAGTTCCTGCTGTCCATCTAAGTAATTTTGCATCTACATAGTATCTGAAGAAGCGGTCAATTAAAAGGCCTACGAACCCAAGCAGAAGCATGTAAACGAGCACGAAATCCATCCTGTGCAGGTAGTAATTGTGCCAGATCTGATATCCAAGTCCGTTATCGCTAACTCCGAACATTTCCGCTGCTACAAGGCACATCCAGCCTACTCCCATGGCTATCCTTATTCCTGCAGCAATTGAAGGCATAGCTGAAGGAATTGCAATGTAACGTATAAGATCCAGATTCCGAGTACACCCAAGAACCTTTGCTGCCTCAACATAAACTTTCGGGACGTTTTTAAAACCTGTGTAAGTATTGATAATAATAGGAAAGACCATTCCCACAAACACAACGAAACCTGCAGCCTGGCGAGTAAGCCCAAACCACACGATTGCAAAGGGAATCCAGGCAAGGGGAGGAATCGGGCGCAGAATTTCGATTATAGGATCGATCGCCCTATCTGCTTTTCTGAACCATCCCATAGTTATTCCGAGTGGAATTCCTATTGTAAACGCAGCTATAATACCAATTGAGAAATGAACCAGACTTGTCAACGTATCTGTGTAAATTAGCCCGCTTTCGACAATAATAGTGAAAGAGTTTACTACATCAAAAAAGCTGGGCAGAAGAAACTTATTCTGTACTATTCTATCCGCTACAAGCTGCCATATTGCAACTGCGATTATGAGAGACAACGCTTCAATGGCATTCTCTTCTATTGTTTTTATGAAACGGTTCTTCATGTCTAATTAAAAAGAGTTCTTACTTTTTTACCTTTCCGGCAGACATCATTTCTCAGAAAAAAGAAAAGTTAAGGTTGCCACTATATAAAACAGAGACAACCGAATTTATTTTAACTTATTCTTGTTCCTGAGCCTGTTTTTCACTCATAACTTTCTCATAGAAGCTTGTATCAAAGATATCTTCCTTTGTCAGGGATTTTGGAATAATACCAAGTTCATACTGAGTGTTTGAGTAATTGACAGCCGAACTTTCAATCAATGCAGGATCTGTAATCCACTCTCCATCCCATTCTTCAAGAGATGTCTTTACAGTCTCAAGGTTCTCTGTGGTTTTATTTGAATAAATCTGAGCAGCTTCGTCTACATTTGCCTGGTTGTACTCTGTTGCTTTAATATGGGTCCTTACAATCTGCTCCACAATCTCCGGGTGTTCCCTGATAAGTTTTCCACTTACGACAAGTACACAGCAGGAGTGATTTGCTTCCATCTCTCCAGATTGCACTATAGTACGCCCGTTACCTTCCCTTTCTATAACCGTTGGGGATGGGTGAGGCAAGAAGACAGCATCAACCCGTTTAGCCGAAATAGCGGTGACGGCATCTCCTGGAGTCATTCCGAGAATTCTCACATCTTTCTCAGCATCAAGCCCGTTTTCACGGAGCCAGTTCTTTAGCAGGGTATCCTGAATCGTTCCTGGCGGGAAAGTAGCTATCGTAAGTCCTTTTAAGTCTTCAGGGCTTTCATATTCGTGTTCGGGTCGAAGAACAAGACTTGAGCCGTTTATCTGTACGGGCGTAACAATCTTTGCGTCAAGTCCTTCGCTGAGAGCTGCAACCACAGGGGCTGCCCCGACATAAGCGACATCCAGATCTCCAGACATCATAGCTTGCATCTCAGGGGCTCCTGTCGGGAATTGATATTCGTTAATTTTTTCAATTCCATATGGTGCAAGGTCTTCTTGCCACCATCCTTTCTCAGCCGCAGTCATGTATGCGATCTGGTGGGTACTCGGCT
The Methanosarcina thermophila TM-1 genome window above contains:
- a CDS encoding ABC transporter ATP-binding protein translates to MGRVSIKNVSRIFTKKEGNGVTEALRDVSFDVEDGEFICILGPSGCGKTTLLRIIAGLETQTSGEITLNGVPITGPDPKRGMVFQQYSLFPWRTVIDNVTFGLEMQGISKAEARKHAEKYIDLVGLEQFKNSYPYELSGGMQQRAAIARALANEPEVLLMDEPFGALDAQTRNILQDELLKIWEQKHITCIFVTHSVDEAVVLSDRILVMTTRPGRIKEIVPVDLPRPRRRTSPEVNSLRDRVLKLLEEERFKR
- a CDS encoding ABC transporter permease; this encodes MKNRFIKTIEENAIEALSLIIAVAIWQLVADRIVQNKFLLPSFFDVVNSFTIIVESGLIYTDTLTSLVHFSIGIIAAFTIGIPLGITMGWFRKADRAIDPIIEILRPIPPLAWIPFAIVWFGLTRQAAGFVVFVGMVFPIIINTYTGFKNVPKVYVEAAKVLGCTRNLDLIRYIAIPSAMPSIAAGIRIAMGVGWMCLVAAEMFGVSDNGLGYQIWHNYYLHRMDFVLVYMLLLGFVGLLIDRFFRYYVDAKLLRWTAGTVV
- a CDS encoding ABC transporter substrate-binding protein, which produces MKKIGIFTLILLLLASIFVSGCASDDLTELNIGYQPSTHQIAYMTAAEKGWWQEDLAPYGIEKINEYQFPTGAPEMQAMMSGDLDVAYVGAAPVVAALSEGLDAKIVTPVQINGSSLVLRPEHEYESPEDLKGLTIATFPPGTIQDTLLKNWLRENGLDAEKDVRILGMTPGDAVTAISAKRVDAVFLPHPSPTVIEREGNGRTIVQSGEMEANHSCCVLVVSGKLIREHPEIVEQIVRTHIKATEYNQANVDEAAQIYSNKTTENLETVKTSLEEWDGEWITDPALIESSAVNYSNTQYELGIIPKSLTKEDIFDTSFYEKVMSEKQAQEQE